Sequence from the Bacteroidetes bacterium SB0662_bin_6 genome:
AATCCGAGGTGGGAGTAACGGGATTAGTGGGAGCAGTCGGAGTAGCGGTTGAAGGCGGGATAGGCCCATTGATCCGGATTCTCATGAAGTTGAGCCCGATCTCCCAGCCTCGGCCTCTCTCCTTGTACAAACTGTTCTCAATGCTCCACCCCGATGTCCCGCCAGTGTCTTCATTGCCCGAGGCTGTATAATGGATTGTATCAAAGCTATCGTTGTCAACATCCACCACTACCAGATAGGTTGTTTCCGCATCGAGATCGATTCCGCTGGTTGTGAATCTATTGGCACCCACTACCAGCGTTTCCGGTAACGACAGGGAGCCCACAGGTATGCTGGGTCTGCCGCCCTGGCCGCTGGTCCAGATGCCAACACTGTACGTTGGGTTTGAGAATGCTTTGGAAAAATAAATGTCGACACTCCCCAGCGTATAGCCATCGCTGTCGCTGCCTGTCGTAAATGCCTGGGCATGATCGTAATAAAAAGGAATACCGCTGTCGCCGGCAGGCTGTCCGGCATTGCTCACGAACATCTGGGCCTGTGCAAGGCCGCCCGGGCCTGACGCAGAACACAGGGGCAAGGCGGCGAGCGTGAGCAGCCCTGTCATAGCGCGGAAGCTCCCGGCGGCTGTGGAGGGGATAAGGAATTTTCTGATTATTAGTTTCTTTCTTGTGATGATTACGAATTTTTTAACAGAAATCATGTACTTCCGAGATGATTAAGAGAAACCACGGCAAAATTTTTCGCGCCCAACATACCAAAGAATTGAGATCATGTTCTACTGCGTCAAGACTTTTAACGCCATTTTATTTTAGGAACGCCTTCACGTATTTATCTTCGCGCCGGCCTGCATCCTATCTGCACCGTATGCGTTGAATCAGGTTTGTCGTTTTCCCTGTTCACCGCTTCGGAATTCCTTGCGGCGCGTGCAACGGCTCGCTTGACGCCTTGCGCATGCACGCGGCCCGCATCTGCACGCATGGCGACTACCCGGAACCCGATCCCTGCGAAGGCGCAACCCGGCGCGCTCCGCGGTGCTGCATCCCGCTCGGTGCGCTCTTCCCGGCGGCCCATCGTCATTCGCGGCGCCCGGCAACACAATCTGAAGGGGATCGACCTGGAGTTGCCGCGCAACAGGATCATCGTCTTCACCGGGCCGTCCGGCTCGGGGAAATCCTCGCTTGCTTTCGACACGATCTACGCAGAGGGACAGCGGCGCTACGTCGAAAGCCTGAGCGCCTACGCCCGGCAGTTCCTCGAACGCATGGACAAGCCGGATGTCGATCTGATCACCGGGCTGGCGCCGGCCATCGCCATCGAGCAGAAAACGACGTCGAAAAATCCTCGCTCGACGATCGCTACGCAAACGGAAATCTACGATCATCTCCGGCTCCTTTTTGCACGCATCGGCCGCACGATCTCGCCTGTGAGCGGCGAAGAAGTCACCCGGGACGCTCCCCGGTCCGTGGCCGAGCGGGTGCACGCCATCGCAGAAGACCGAACGCGATTCTACGTGTGCTTTCCCATCCCCGATCACAAAAAGACCTCTCTCGAAAAGGAACTGGGCACGCTGCGGCAGCGGGGATTTTTCCGGTTGCTGCTTCTCCCTTCCGGGAAAGGAAAAAGCACCGGCAACGAGGAACGCATTCTCGACCTGAACGAGGAAACCCCCGAAAAAGCCGCCAAATATCCCCGCAAGCGCCTGCTCGTGCTGGTAGATCGTCTGGCCGTCCGTCATGGAGACGAGGACAACCTTTCGCGCATCTCGGATTCGGCGGAGCAGGCGTTCCGGGAGAGCGCGGGCCGCTGCATCGTGCATATGCACGGGGGCGAGACACTGCACTTCAGCGAATTCTTCGAACGCGACGGGATGCGCTTCGAAGAACCGTCGCCGCTCCTGTTCTCGTTCAACAGCCCGTTGGGCGCGTGCCCCGCCTGTCAGGGGTTCGGCCGAATCACGGGCCTGGACGAAGACCTCATCATTCCTGATCGCAACCTTTCGATCCGGCAGGGCGCCATCGCCCCGTTCCGCACGGAACGCTGGAGCCGGTATTTCCGGGATCTTGTCCGGGTCGCCGCGGAACGCCGCATCGATATCGATACGCCCTGGCGCGAACTGCCGGAGGAGGTGCGCGACCTCGCCTGGAACGGGGCAGATAACTACATCGGCATCCGGGGCTTCTTCGAATTTCTGGAGCGGAAGAAGTACAAGATGCATTACCGGATATTCCACGCCCGGTTCAGGGGCTACATGCCGTGCCCGGAATGCGATAGTTACCGCGTGCGCCGGGAGGCGCAGTACGTGAAAGTCGGGGAACTGCATATCGGCGAAATATGCGAACTGACGACGAAGGACGCCCGCGACTTCTTCAGGGATCTGACGCTCTCCGATCACGAAGAAAAGATCGCCGGCCGCGTGCTGGAAGAGATTCGCAAGCGGCTGACGTACCTCGTCGAGGTGGGGCTCGACTATCTGTCGCTGGACCGCCTCTCGCAGACGCTTTCAGGCGGCGAAAGCCAGCGCATTCATCTTTCGACCTCGCTCGGATCGTCGCTGGTCGGATCGCTCTATGTACTCGACGAGCCCTCCATCGGACTGCACCCCCGGGATAACGACCGGCTGATACGCATCCTCGAAAACCTGCGCGACATCGGGAATACCGTGCTGGTCGTGGAGCATGAAGCGGCCATGATGAAACGGGCGGATCAGATTGTCGACCTTGGCCCCGGCGCCGGCCGGCTCGGCGGGGAAGTAATCTTCCAGGGAAGCTACGATGAACTGCTGCGCGACCCGCGCTCGTTGACCGGAGCCTATCTGGGCGGACGGGAACAGATTCCCGTACCCGCCACGCGCAGGCCGGTCTACGACGAAAACGCCCTGTACGTGGAACATGCCCGGCAGCACAACCTGAAGCGTCTGGACGTGCAGTTTCCTCTGGATATGATCACCTGCGTGACCGGAGTAAGCGGGTCCGGCAAATCGACGCTGGTGCACCAGACGCTGTACAACGGCCTGATGCGCCTCAAAGGCTACCGGGTCGAGGGCGGCGTGGGCGCCCATGACATCATCCGCGGTCACCAGCTCGTCGACCGCATCGAAATGGTCGATCAGAGCCCTATCGGGAAGTCCCCCCGCTCCAATCCGGCCACTTACACGAAAGTGTTCGATCATGTGCGGGAAATCCTGGCCGGCACGCACCAGGCACGCATGCAGGGATTGCGGCCCGGCTATTTTTCGTTCAACGTGCCCGGCGGTCGGTGCGAAACCTGCCAGGGCGAGGGCATCGTGAAGGTCGAAATGCAATTCCTTGCGGACCTGTATCTCGAATGCCAGGCGTGCCGCGGAAGCCGGTACAAAAAGGAAACCCTCGAAATCCGGTACCGGGGCAAACATGTGGCCGATATCCTCCGGATGACCATCGACGAGGCAAGCGACTTCTTTGCGGATCATGCTCCTATTATGGGCAAGCTGCGGGTGCTGCAGAATATCGGCCTTGGATACCTGACGCTGGGACAGCCTTCCAACACCCTGTCAGGAGGCGAATCGCAGCGGCTGAAACTGGCCTCCTTCCTCGGAAAGCCCTCCCGGGACCGCGTGCTGTACATGCTGGACGAACCTACCACGGGCCTGCATTTCGACGACATTCGAAAACTTGTGGCGGCATTGAACGCGCTCGTCGAAGAAGGCCATTCCGTCATTCTCATCGAACACAATATGGATGTGATAAAGTGCGCGGATCGGGTAATCGATCTCGGCCCGGAAGGCGGGAGACGCGGCGGATTCGTGGTAGCGGAAGGAACGCCCGAAGAAATTGCCGCCATACCGGACAGCCACACTGGAAAATTTTTGAAAGAGATGCTACCGTAGCGCGTTACTTTTCGGGGTTTTCCTGCGGCTTATCTATGTCAGCGGAAAATTTCGGGGATCAACGCCTTCTCCAGACCATCTCCGCTACACAGGCTCCATGCAGTACGAAACGTATACGATACACCGGGAACGTATCCGGGTAGGGCCGCCGGCCCTGCGCCGGGTGGCGCTCTTTACGGGCGCGTACAACCACATTGCCGACGGCGTATCGCTCACGTTGAACCGGCTGGTGTCCTACCTCGAAGCACACGATACGGAGGTGCTGATCTTTGCGCCGACCATCGCCGACCCGCCCGTGGATCATGCCGGCATTCTGGCCCCTGTTCCCTCGGTGCCGGTGCCGCAACGAGCCGAATACCGTCTTTCGCTGGGACTCACATCGAACGCCCGCTCCCTGCTTCGGACATTCCGGCCCCATCTGTTCCACATCGCCACACCCGACCTGCTGGGGTATCAGGCCCTGCGCTTCGCCGGAAGAGAAGGCATTCCTGCGGTCGCCTCCTACCATACGCACTTCTCTTCGTATCTCAAGTACTACGGTTTCGGTCGGCTGGAGGACCCGTCATGGAAATACCTCCAGCACTTTTACGATCAGTGCCGGCATGTGTACGTACCCTCGCAGTCCATGGCCGAGGAACTGGACTCCCGGGGTATCAACAAGGGAATACGCCTCTGGATGCGCGGCGTCGACACGCATCGCTTCAATCCGGCGCACTACGACACGGAATGGCGCCGCTCGATCGGCGTGAAAGACGACGAGGTGCTTGTCAGCTTCATCGGGCGAGTCGTCCGGGAGAAGGGCGTGCACATCTTTATGGACGTCGTGCAAAACCTGCAGCAGCGCGGCATAAAGCACCGGAGCATGATCGTGGGAGACGGGCCCGTGCTGGACGAACTCCGCAGCCGGTTCCCTCATACCATCTTTACCGGGCGGCTTGAAAACGAGCAACTCGCCCGGGCATACGCCTCCTCGGAGGTTTTTCTCTTCCCCAGCGATACGGAAACTTTCGGCAACGTTACGCTCGAAGCCATGGCTTCCGGACTGCCGACGGTGTGCGCCGACGCCACGGGAAGCCGCACCCTTGTGGAACATGGCAAAACCGGCCTGCTGGCCGCTCCCGGCGACACCCGCGCCTTTGTGCAGGCCGTGCAGCATCTGGTCCGGCATGAGCCCGAACGCCGCCGCATGGGCGCCGCGGCCTGGGACTGCGCACGCCAATATGACTGGAATACGGTCATGGCCCGCATGGTGCGCTATTACGATGAAATTCTGTATCCGCAGACGCCGTGGATCGGCGACGGCTATGCGGGCGACGGCTATGCCGGCAACGGACTCGAGGCGCCCACCACCCAGGCCATTCGGGTGCCCTGAGGCTGTATTCCGTAGCCGCCTGTGCGCATCCTGTACATTTCCCATTCCTTTCCTCCGAGGAACCGCCCGCTCGCGAACATCGGCGGCATGCAACGCGTCGCGACGGATCTGTACAACGCATTGCTCGAATGCAATGCACGGGTCGAGCCTGTCATCCTGCGTACTTCCTGGCGCTGGACGCACGTCCGGACGGGTCTGTTTCTCGGATCGAGCCTGTTCAGAATCGCGGCAGCGGCGAAGCGGGGGAAAATGGACGCCGTGCTCTTTTCCTCGATGGTGACGGCATCGCTCACCCCTCTGTTACAAAGAACGCTTCGCAAGCACGGCGTGGCCTCGGGAGCTATCGTGCATGGCCGGGACGCCACCCTGCTCTCGCCCCCGTACCAGTTTCTGGTGCCGCGCATATTCGCTGCCCTTGACGCCGTATTCCCGGTCAGCCGCGCCACCGGAGCAGCCTGCCTCGAACGCGGGCTGGCGCAAGAAAAACTCCATGTCGTGCGGAACGGCGTGTCGCCGGACCGCTTCGCAGCGGATTGGTCCCGGGCTACTGCGCGCACTATGCTGTTCGAGCGGTTTGGACCACCGGAAGGCGCTGCCGGGAACAACTCCGAACGCGTCCTGCTCCTGTGCAGTGCGGGCCGTCAGGTAAAACGGAAAGGGTTCGCATGGTTCGTTGAACAGGTTCTGCCCCGGCTCCCTGAAGATGTGCATTACTGGCTGGCCGGGGAAGGTCCGGA
This genomic interval carries:
- a CDS encoding T9SS type A sorting domain-containing protein, which codes for MISVKKFVIITRKKLIIRKFLIPSTAAGSFRAMTGLLTLAALPLCSASGPGGLAQAQMFVSNAGQPAGDSGIPFYYDHAQAFTTGSDSDGYTLGSVDIYFSKAFSNPTYSVGIWTSGQGGRPSIPVGSLSLPETLVVGANRFTTSGIDLDAETTYLVVVDVDNDSFDTIHYTASGNEDTGGTSGWSIENSLYKERGRGWEIGLNFMRIRINGPIPPSTATPTAPTNPVTPTSDFLTYNYPNNFDTRVQGDVVNVQWSAPPHPDKVDSLEYKVQEGWYTSSAFDLGDVVIPWTRIDRNATSIDIDIHALTSGEKHIFFIRSVSGERVTSATRTNLPVVHYSSVSTENSEIPEEVSLGQNYPNPFNPETTIRYALPWAGNVRLAVYDLLGHEVAVLVDESKPAGHHTTRFDAGDLPSGAYVYRLQAQGRIMGQVMMLVK
- the uvrA gene encoding excinuclease ABC subunit UvrA, with protein sequence MATTRNPIPAKAQPGALRGAASRSVRSSRRPIVIRGARQHNLKGIDLELPRNRIIVFTGPSGSGKSSLAFDTIYAEGQRRYVESLSAYARQFLERMDKPDVDLITGLAPAIAIEQKTTSKNPRSTIATQTEIYDHLRLLFARIGRTISPVSGEEVTRDAPRSVAERVHAIAEDRTRFYVCFPIPDHKKTSLEKELGTLRQRGFFRLLLLPSGKGKSTGNEERILDLNEETPEKAAKYPRKRLLVLVDRLAVRHGDEDNLSRISDSAEQAFRESAGRCIVHMHGGETLHFSEFFERDGMRFEEPSPLLFSFNSPLGACPACQGFGRITGLDEDLIIPDRNLSIRQGAIAPFRTERWSRYFRDLVRVAAERRIDIDTPWRELPEEVRDLAWNGADNYIGIRGFFEFLERKKYKMHYRIFHARFRGYMPCPECDSYRVRREAQYVKVGELHIGEICELTTKDARDFFRDLTLSDHEEKIAGRVLEEIRKRLTYLVEVGLDYLSLDRLSQTLSGGESQRIHLSTSLGSSLVGSLYVLDEPSIGLHPRDNDRLIRILENLRDIGNTVLVVEHEAAMMKRADQIVDLGPGAGRLGGEVIFQGSYDELLRDPRSLTGAYLGGREQIPVPATRRPVYDENALYVEHARQHNLKRLDVQFPLDMITCVTGVSGSGKSTLVHQTLYNGLMRLKGYRVEGGVGAHDIIRGHQLVDRIEMVDQSPIGKSPRSNPATYTKVFDHVREILAGTHQARMQGLRPGYFSFNVPGGRCETCQGEGIVKVEMQFLADLYLECQACRGSRYKKETLEIRYRGKHVADILRMTIDEASDFFADHAPIMGKLRVLQNIGLGYLTLGQPSNTLSGGESQRLKLASFLGKPSRDRVLYMLDEPTTGLHFDDIRKLVAALNALVEEGHSVILIEHNMDVIKCADRVIDLGPEGGRRGGFVVAEGTPEEIAAIPDSHTGKFLKEMLP
- a CDS encoding glycosyltransferase family 1 protein: MQYETYTIHRERIRVGPPALRRVALFTGAYNHIADGVSLTLNRLVSYLEAHDTEVLIFAPTIADPPVDHAGILAPVPSVPVPQRAEYRLSLGLTSNARSLLRTFRPHLFHIATPDLLGYQALRFAGREGIPAVASYHTHFSSYLKYYGFGRLEDPSWKYLQHFYDQCRHVYVPSQSMAEELDSRGINKGIRLWMRGVDTHRFNPAHYDTEWRRSIGVKDDEVLVSFIGRVVREKGVHIFMDVVQNLQQRGIKHRSMIVGDGPVLDELRSRFPHTIFTGRLENEQLARAYASSEVFLFPSDTETFGNVTLEAMASGLPTVCADATGSRTLVEHGKTGLLAAPGDTRAFVQAVQHLVRHEPERRRMGAAAWDCARQYDWNTVMARMVRYYDEILYPQTPWIGDGYAGDGYAGNGLEAPTTQAIRVP
- a CDS encoding glycosyltransferase family 4 protein; protein product: MQRVATDLYNALLECNARVEPVILRTSWRWTHVRTGLFLGSSLFRIAAAAKRGKMDAVLFSSMVTASLTPLLQRTLRKHGVASGAIVHGRDATLLSPPYQFLVPRIFAALDAVFPVSRATGAACLERGLAQEKLHVVRNGVSPDRFAADWSRATARTMLFERFGPPEGAAGNNSERVLLLCSAGRQVKRKGFAWFVEQVLPRLPEDVHYWLAGEGPEAERILRTAERSGVAHRVRLLGRLSHEELEGMYRAADLFIMPNVPVPGDMEGFGVVMLEAGLCGLPTVAADIEGIADVIEDGKNGRLVRSGDAEGFSEAILAYRREPEMLEKAGRRTVSHVLEHFGWNAAAEKYLRVLEACSIRRRAPA